One stretch of Podospora pseudoanserina strain CBS 124.78 chromosome 4, whole genome shotgun sequence DNA includes these proteins:
- a CDS encoding hypothetical protein (EggNog:ENOG503P2UD; COG:A), translating to MSSPKPEDKPPQGEENRVHGEGEDGNDEEEISAMKRRVAEMEAEAAKLREMQASMDQERQGLQDDKEDIDNRSVFVGNVDYSTSPEELQSHFGECGSINRVTILLDKFTGQPKGYAYVEFSEPNMVAQALVLNDSLFKGRNIKVEPKRTNLPGMSRGRGRGGYRGGGRGGFGGFGRGGGGFGRGGGGGFYGGGYRGGYRGRGRGGIAPY from the exons ATGAGCTCCCCCAAGCCAGAAGACAAGCCCCCCCAGGGAGAAGAAAACAGAGTTCACGGCGAGGGCGAAGATGGGAATGATGAG GAGGAGATCTCTGCCATGAAGAGGCGCGTTGCCGAGATGGAAGCCGAAGCGGCCAAGCTTAGGGAGATGCAAGCGTCGATGGATCAGGAAAGACAGGGGCTGCAGGACGATAAGGAAGATATCGACAACCGGAGCGTGTTTGTGGGCAATGTGGATTACTCCACCTCGCCTGAGGAGCTGCAGAGCCACTTTGGGGAGTGTGGGAGCATCAACAGGGTGACGATTTTGTTGGACAAGTTTACCGGGCAGCCAAAGGG CTACGCATATGTCGAGTTTTCGGAACCCAACATGGTGGCTCaggcgttggtgttgaaTGACAGCCTTTTCAAGGGACGGAATATCAAGGTTGAGCCAAAACGTACGAACTTGCCCGGCATGTCTCGAGGACGCGGCAGGGGTGGGtatcgtggtggtggtcgtggagggtttggagggtttggtaggggtggtggagggtttggtcggggcggtggtggtggtttctaTGGCGGGGGTTATCGCGGCGGTTACCGCGGCcggggcagaggaggaatcGCCCCTTACTAA
- a CDS encoding hypothetical protein (EggNog:ENOG503P3ZH), with amino-acid sequence MRLYEALNGGKLTVPKTVLKLEADLKKEWTTRDREAKQALKNQTTTTTKGGTKRKATDDNAHTGPSSATATKKARTIATPKPKAAPKPPAAEPAPAKKQTARRGGTSASRANSHAVSSRPSPPPEPTIQRTKQTARCSRGRGDSHIASSSSRPLPASSTPAPPSSRQIQTARRNNWSCPLGGHTKSTSNPSKHSSSTPSTWNSYSSSNLNDDPPPPYPGSPTYDNYSQYSNPTGQCILPASQPPQRKL; translated from the coding sequence ATGAGGCTGTATGAAGCTCTCAATGGTGGAAAGTTGACTGTGCCGAAAACCGTCCTCAAGTTGGAGGCCgacttgaagaaggagtggACGACGCGCGACCGCGAAGCCAAGCAAGCTTTGAAGAaccagaccaccaccactaccaagGGGGGTACCAAGCGTAAGGCCACCGATGACAACGCCCACACTGGACCGAGTAGCGCAACTGCTaccaagaaggcgaggacaATCGCtactcccaaacccaaggCTGCCCCCAAGCCACCTGCCGCCGAGCCAGCTCCCGCAAAGAAGCAGACCGCCCGTCGAGGGGGCACCTCCGCAAGCAGAGCTAACTCCCACGCTGTCTCCTCAaggccatcaccaccccctgagCCCACCATACAACGCACAAAGCAAACCGCCCGCTGCTCCCGAGGCAGAGGCGACTCCCACATCGCGAGCAGCTCATCCCGCCCACTACCCGCCTCGTCAACCCCcgctcctccatcctcccgACAGATCCAAACTGCCCGCCGTAACAACTGGAGCTGCCCCCTTGGCGGCCACACCAAATCaaccagcaacccctccaagcacagcagcagcacccctTCCACTTGGAACTCCTACAGCAGCTCCAACCTCAACGAcgaccctccccctccctatccTGGTTCACCAACCTATGACAACTACAGCCAGTACTCCAACCCCACCGGGCAGTGCATCCTTCCCGCctctcagcctcctcaacgGAAACTATGA